The Lactuca sativa cultivar Salinas chromosome 2, Lsat_Salinas_v11, whole genome shotgun sequence genome includes the window TTGGAACTACTGAGGTTCATTTTGGCCATAGGCCTGATTTAAAGAGTATGTTATTGATTACCTTAATTTACGctgattaaacaaataaattaataGAGAAAATAATTGTTGTTGTTAGTCTTAAAGATTGATGTTTCCGTTGATGATTTGCAGGGATGCTAATGGAGAAGAACAAGAAAGAGGCGGATGTGGGCGTTTTGGTCAGTGGACCAGGAAAATTGAGACGTGAAGTTGCCAAGATATGTTCATCAAAGATGGCTAAGAATCTTCATATGGAGTCCATGAGCTTTAACTGGTGATGATAAAGAAGaatgtgaattataacaataaataaataagaaagtgTGAGAGTGGATTGATCAAGAAAAGGGTCTTTTCGGCTCTTTATGATtcctgtaatatatatatatctaatgcCATGTGTTACTTACTTTGTTTGATTTCATTGGTTTTGATTCGATATTAATGCCAAGTTGAAGGAATATGCTTATTTTTGTCCATATTAATGTAGTTGTTGATGTGAAAGCTTAAAACAAAACATACATGAGTTATATCCCTATCTGCATGGGTGATATGGACCTTCATGAGGAACGGGGTTGTTTTTCACCGCAAAACGAAGAATACCACTATTCTTGTTAGCGAGGTTAAGGCTCACGCCTTCCATTTGCTTAAAATTAGAGCTAGGTGAGGTATAGCTGTAAATTTAATCCATAAAATATGCATctcaatttcaaaatttaaagttTCAAGTTTCTTCATTCATGGTTTGAGACATTCGCTGTTCTGTTTCTACTCATCTTATTTCTTTTCAATTTGCTATATTTCTACACGTTGGTTTGCCAGACGCCCTTGGCATTAGAAAAGAAATTCCTTAACTAGAGGACACCATAAACTTTCTAATCTCAACATAAAGTATGTTTCCTTCTCTTCTAATTCCCTATTTTATGTGTGTTCTGATCAACCTATGTTGTGGATTTTAAAGGTGAATTCCTGATTTTATCACAGTAGTTTGAGACTGGAAAGATTAAACAAGGAAGTAGCTTTTGTGTTAAACCAGACTATTGCTTCCAAATACATGCTTAAGGACATTTCTACACAAGAAAAAATGAGTCATAATTTGATGGATTGCAAACTCATTACCCTATGGATTGTTTTGTCTGTAATTTTGATAAAATCATGTTATAATACCATGTTCTTATTAAAGAATCGATGATGTAAGCATGAATGTAAGTAGCTCTTTCTGCATTGAAAAACTAGTTTCTTTTCTTATCTAAAAAAAAGAGGGGACACGGCCAAAGAGAGAACCAAACCAATGAATGGTATTTGACCCAACAAAAAAACAATGTCCTAAATACCCCTCTCGTGAAAGGAGAAAATGAAGatttaaaaccaaaaaaataaataaaataaaataagtaaacaaAGTGATTGGTTATTACTTTCGGGTACAAGTATAACCATTCTTGTCCTTGTAATTGTGATGATCATCTGAGTGTCTCTTGTCTGTAtatctggaagaagaagaagaatgaggTCGAGGTTGATCAAATTCAAGGCTCCTCTGTCTCTGTCTCTGTCTCTGTGTTACAACATCCAAATTCTTTGGCTTCTGAAAATGCCATGCGATTGGAGATCCTGATCGGGATCTtgaatagcaacctacttttctttctctttctaaataattataatgataatgataatgatgttCTTCTCGTGAATGAAATCTGTATCTATTCGGTGCCCTGTGATTGTAACTATCATCGCCATTGTTTCtttcagatgatgatgatgatgatgatggtctTCTTCTGTTGTGGGCCCTATAACCACTATCCCTTGGACTATAAGAATAGTAATCTCTACCAACATTTCTGGGTCTATTGTGCTCATGACTACTGCTCTTGTTTGTATCCCACCATGATCTACAATTACTACTATTATAATTTCTACCGACATTCTTCCTACTTTCTTCCACACTCACACTGTCAGCCAACAATAATGAGCTTTCACCTTCACCATTGTGGTCAACTTCTTCTGACAAAGGGTTTTCAATACTCCCAAGCTCATCCTTGTCTTTGTCTTTGTCTTTGTATGTATTATCAGACTCATAATACACCCTCTCTCTCAACTCCCCATCTTCAAATGGAGAATCATAACCAACTTCTTCAGCTTTCTCCATCTCAACCTCATGTTCATCTTCAGTAACATTTGAATTTGAACCACAAGGATCTTCTGAACCACCTTTCTTCTCACAATAACTTTTCAACACTTTTGGGGATTCACAACCACCTTCAATAATTACTTCTTCACAAACAGCCTGCTGCTGATCTGAATCTGAATCTGAACCCTTCACATTGGTTTCTTCTTGTGTATCTGATTTACTTACAGAGCTTTCACAATCTGATGTCTTGCTGGTAATCGTCTTTATGCCCAAATCTTCAATCGATTCATGTGTTTTCTCAAAAGAATCATCGTTACAGCTTTCAATTAAAGGCAATTGATTCACAGATACACCTTCGGTGCATCTACTTTCATACCCTTCTTCTAACTTCATCTTTACATCTTCTGAACAATTTTCCTGAGGCTGAGATTTAACCAGCAACCCATCACAAGGCTCCTCCCACTCATCCATTACAGTATTTAAGTCCCAATGTAACCTTAATGCAACCTTATTCTCTGCCTCATCTGACTCCGTTGATATCAAAGTTTCTTTTATATCAACAGCACACGAATCAGCTCCTGGTGTTGTGTCTTCTTTCAACACTTTTTGATCATCAACATAATCTGCATTATCTTGAATGAAGCTACTGCATGCAGCAGCAGCAAGAAGCTCAATACCTGAAAAGTCAACTTTTTTTGTGGGATTTGATTTATTACTGTTTCTCAATCGAGTCCTGGACTTTGTTTTCAGGTTCTGAGATAGTGAAGAATGATACCGCTGACTAGGATCTTCATAATGGACACAAGGAGTCTGAGGTCCAGGTGGAAGAACCCCATTGCCATGGAGACATGAAATTTGAGGAGGTGTAGATGGGGATTCATGCACAAGTCTTCTTCTCTTCAAAGGAGTGTCAGCTACCTGTCAGGAAGACAAGAGTAAAAAGTAAAACTTCATGCCACATAGAAGATAAAACACATCTGAAATATACTATATATAGAATAATAATAAATAccttctttgtttcaaaagcagTTGGATCTTGTTTTTTGTTACCCAATTCAAAAGTGTCTGCCCCTGTCTTCCTCGGGCGTCTAGCCATGCTCCTTCGACCTTTTTTCAGTATGTTCCATTTTAAGTCCACATTGATATGGTTCAAAAGTTCTAAATCCATTCTGGTATGCTTTAGTTTACACTGGTTCTAAACAATCAACTTATAGCTTGCAAGGTAGAAGTAGTTCAGAGTAACCTGCAAACTCAAGTAGCAAAACATCAAAGAAGGTTATTATTGAGAAACCAAAGATGAGTTGGGAAAATAAATGcaacatatataaacttatagGATTTTAAAAACCAAAATTCATCTTTTAGCCCATCGTTGACCACATATCTAACCTGCTTTATGTCTCTATACAAACAAGAAAGTTATAAGATAAAGGTTCAAGTCTTCAAGACAAGATTTACAAGTATGCCAAATATTTAATACATGCTGATTTTGAAGGTAGCACTGTAACAATGGACATTAGGTTTGGGAAAAGGCATGtgattaatatttattagttaTGCAAACGAAGCTCTGGCCAAAATCTAAAAAACACTCCGTACATTAATTTATAAATCTGGACTTATGAGGGCTATTTCCtttgaagaaatcttgaaaagATCTTAATGTATCACAGTCTGATGAGATCTGACAAGGTGTAAAGAATTGAAGGCCATATGAGCTGTTAAGAGAAACAGTACTTGCATATAAATAGCATAACTGTAACCATTTATTCATTAGTTTGTAGATTAATCAATGCAGAACTCAAATCCAGATGAAGAACGAAAAAAGTAGTCTATATCATCAACACCTACAATTTGCCCTAATCCAGTTTTTCGACAAGCACTCAATTTGAGTGTTTGTTCCTTGATTATTAGGAAGATTGTTTCCCCGCATCGTGGTGATAAGAGGAGATTTAGATTAGTAACAACGTAACAAGATTTATTATCCGCGGACCCCAATGACGCGAATGACGTCTCCATTCGAGAAATCCTTAGAGCACAGAGATAAATAATGTCTGCATCGATTTAAATGTGAAACCTCAGAAGAGATGAAAAATCAATTTCAAGATGGAAGCTCAACTAAAGATGTAGATACATCAGTCGAACGAATAATCGAAGAATTTCTGTTTGTGGCATCGGTTCGCATATTCGGTATGTTTCGGGACTAATTCAGGTAAAATTCTGGAGATTCGCATAGTCTGATAGCCGAGAAATCTTTATCGTTTGATTGGAAAAAAAAGGATAAAATCAAAAAACTTATGGTTTCTCGTACCTGTGCTCCATATTTGACTGGACATATATCATACGAATAACGAAAAGCCGCCGATTCTCTGGCGATCCAAACAATAATCACGTTTCCTCCTTTGAGTAGAATGCATAAACATCAAGTCTTCTTTGTTTGATTCACATCAATCATACACGCCAGAATGAACCAATCGTCGAACGTATAGCTTCGAATGATGAAACATGCGATGCTCTTGAAGATTTAACACCTCATAATCCAGTTTTTTTCCTTCAAAAGAGCCTCAAAAATCATATGGCAACGGATCGCAGATTCGAAGGAGTTGAGGAGGGATGAATTTATAGTTGGATGTTGTCTGAATGACCCGAACGATAAGAAGCCCTAGGTCAAAGGTGGAGATTTGGCAGCTAGTTTAAACGAGAAGGATGCGGCGATGATGGAGGATGTAATCGTGTGGCTGTGATTTTGACCTAAAGATCCAACGGTCAGTATGCCAAATCTTTCCACATCTAATGTTGTTTCGCACCACATTTAATTTTTTCTTTAGTTAAAAATTAATCCATCGATAAAAAGGAAATTAAACGATCtaactattttttaaaatttattgaaaaaaattaccaatttattttagaaaaataaccacTTCGACCGGAATGGTTATTCCGGaccaaaaaaaaacatgtttcagatttaaaaaaaaaatcgaaatttcaAGAATAATTCCGAAATTTCGAAAAAACAATTTGGTTTTTACTTAAATTAACAAAAAGTTAAACAAATAtagtaatatt containing:
- the LOC111888467 gene encoding lisH domain-containing protein C1711.05 isoform X2 gives rise to the protein MNPHLHLLKFHVSMAMGFFHLDLRLLVSIMKILVSGIELLAAAACSSFIQDNADYVDDQKVLKEDTTPGADSCAVDIKETLISTESDEAENKVALRLHWDLNTVMDEWEEPCDGLLVKSQPQENCSEDVKMKLEEGYESRCTEGVSVNQLPLIESCNDDSFEKTHESIEDLGIKTITSKTSDCESSVSKSDTQEETNVKGSDSDSDQQQAVCEEVIIEGGCESPKVLKSYCEKKGGSEDPCGSNSNVTEDEHEVEMEKAEEVGYDSPFEDGELRERVYYESDNTYKDKDKDKDELGSIENPLSEEVDHNGEGESSLLLADSVSVEESRKNVGRNYNSSNCRSWWDTNKSSSHEHNRPRNVGRDYYSYSPRDSGYRAHNRRRPSSSSSSSERNNGDDSYNHRAPNRYRFHSREEHHYHYHYNYLERERKVGCYSRSRSGSPIAWHFQKPKNLDVVTQRQRQRQRSLEFDQPRPHSSSSSRYTDKRHSDDHHNYKDKNGYTCTRK
- the LOC111888467 gene encoding uncharacterized protein LOC111888467 isoform X1; its protein translation is MDLELLNHINVDLKWNILKKGRRSMARRPRKTGADTFELGNKKQDPTAFETKKVADTPLKRRRLVHESPSTPPQISCLHGNGVLPPGPQTPCVHYEDPSQRYHSSLSQNLKTKSRTRLRNSNKSNPTKKVDFSGIELLAAAACSSFIQDNADYVDDQKVLKEDTTPGADSCAVDIKETLISTESDEAENKVALRLHWDLNTVMDEWEEPCDGLLVKSQPQENCSEDVKMKLEEGYESRCTEGVSVNQLPLIESCNDDSFEKTHESIEDLGIKTITSKTSDCESSVSKSDTQEETNVKGSDSDSDQQQAVCEEVIIEGGCESPKVLKSYCEKKGGSEDPCGSNSNVTEDEHEVEMEKAEEVGYDSPFEDGELRERVYYESDNTYKDKDKDKDELGSIENPLSEEVDHNGEGESSLLLADSVSVEESRKNVGRNYNSSNCRSWWDTNKSSSHEHNRPRNVGRDYYSYSPRDSGYRAHNRRRPSSSSSSSERNNGDDSYNHRAPNRYRFHSREEHHYHYHYNYLERERKVGCYSRSRSGSPIAWHFQKPKNLDVVTQRQRQRQRSLEFDQPRPHSSSSSRYTDKRHSDDHHNYKDKNGYTCTRK